Proteins encoded together in one Pseudomonas sp. TCU-HL1 window:
- a CDS encoding TIGR01777 family oxidoreductase yields MHILLTGGTGLIGRALCQRWLADGHQLTVLSRRPQSVASLCGRAVRGISQFSDYGDEPLEAIVNLAGEPIADRPWSHKRKAQLWGSRITLTEQMLEWLEKRDRMPKVLLNGSAVGWYGDGGERELTEESPPITDDFASQLCVAWEETAQRAEALGIRVVLVRTGLVLARDGGFLKRLVPPFKLGLGGPLGNGRQWMPWVHLDDQIALMDFLLRQTDARGPYNACSPQPVRNRDFARSLGRALGRPAIMPAPAFVLRLMLGELAGLLLGGQRAAPSRLRAAGFTFAFTDLDMALGDLLKPKDV; encoded by the coding sequence ATGCACATATTGCTGACCGGCGGTACTGGCCTGATCGGTCGGGCGCTTTGTCAGCGCTGGCTGGCCGATGGGCATCAGCTCACCGTGCTGAGCCGCCGTCCGCAAAGTGTCGCCAGCCTGTGCGGCCGTGCCGTGCGCGGTATCAGCCAGTTTTCCGACTATGGCGACGAACCGCTGGAGGCCATCGTCAACCTGGCTGGCGAACCCATTGCAGACCGGCCCTGGAGCCACAAACGCAAGGCACAGCTTTGGGGCAGTCGTATCACCCTCACCGAGCAGATGCTGGAGTGGCTGGAAAAGCGCGACCGGATGCCGAAGGTGCTGCTCAATGGCTCGGCGGTGGGCTGGTACGGCGATGGCGGCGAACGGGAGCTGACCGAGGAGTCGCCGCCCATCACCGATGACTTCGCCAGCCAGCTCTGCGTGGCCTGGGAGGAAACTGCGCAACGGGCCGAGGCGCTAGGCATCCGTGTGGTGCTGGTACGCACCGGTTTGGTGCTGGCGCGCGACGGCGGCTTTCTCAAGCGCCTGGTCCCGCCCTTCAAGCTGGGGTTGGGTGGGCCGCTCGGCAATGGCAGGCAATGGATGCCCTGGGTGCACCTGGACGACCAAATCGCCCTGATGGATTTTCTCTTGCGGCAGACCGATGCGCGCGGTCCTTATAATGCGTGCTCGCCGCAGCCGGTGCGTAACCGCGACTTCGCCCGCAGCCTCGGGCGCGCGCTGGGGCGACCGGCCATCATGCCGGCGCCGGCTTTCGTCCTGCGCCTGATGCTGGGCGAGCTGGCCGGCCTGCTGCTGGGAGGCCAGCGCGCAGCGCCGTCACGCCTGAGGGCGGCGGGATTCACTTTTGCATTCACCGATCTGGATATGGCGCTCGGCGACCTGCTGAAGCCTAAGGATGTTTGA
- a CDS encoding MerR family transcriptional regulator, translating into MDKTPGTPQEIDYQAALASGLLPIREVARQTGINPVTLRAWERRYGLIVPLRTRKGHRLYTEDEVARIRLILTWLDRGVAVGQVKGLLKTQQTSAADSEPASPWAEQRQHLLEAIGNLAERQLDERFNAAMALYPPRTLYRQLLSPLLDELEQRWRGQFGGQVERVFFLSWLRTKLGARLYHNNRQCSGAPILLINTSERPMEPSLWLTAWLASSTDCPVEVFDWPVPAAELTLAVAHIQPRALLLYSSQPFNAAQLPRLLNGHPCPCLLAGPAVAIHQAELEPGTHLAEGPLDALQTLSDLGLLQHR; encoded by the coding sequence ATGGACAAGACACCGGGTACCCCGCAGGAAATCGACTACCAGGCCGCCCTGGCCAGCGGCCTGCTACCCATCCGCGAAGTGGCGCGCCAGACCGGCATCAACCCGGTCACCCTGCGCGCCTGGGAGCGTCGCTATGGGCTGATCGTGCCGCTGCGCACCCGCAAGGGACACCGCCTCTACACCGAAGATGAAGTGGCACGCATCCGCCTGATACTCACCTGGCTCGACCGCGGTGTGGCGGTGGGGCAGGTAAAGGGGCTTCTCAAGACCCAGCAAACGAGCGCCGCCGATAGCGAACCCGCATCGCCCTGGGCGGAACAGCGCCAGCACCTGCTGGAAGCCATCGGCAACCTGGCCGAGCGTCAACTGGACGAGCGTTTCAATGCAGCCATGGCGCTCTACCCGCCCCGGACCCTGTACCGTCAACTGCTAAGCCCCCTGCTGGACGAGCTCGAACAGCGTTGGCGCGGCCAGTTCGGTGGCCAGGTCGAGCGCGTGTTCTTCCTCTCCTGGCTGCGCACCAAGCTGGGCGCGCGCCTTTATCACAACAATCGCCAGTGCAGCGGTGCGCCGATCCTCCTGATCAACACATCCGAGCGGCCCATGGAACCCAGCCTCTGGCTCACCGCCTGGCTGGCCAGCAGCACCGACTGCCCGGTGGAAGTCTTCGACTGGCCGGTGCCGGCCGCCGAACTGACCCTCGCCGTGGCGCACATCCAGCCTCGCGCGCTGCTGCTCTACTCCAGCCAGCCCTTCAACGCTGCCCAGTTACCGCGCCTGCTAAATGGCCACCCCTGCCCCTGCCTGCTGGCCGGTCCTGCGGTGGCCATCCACCAGGCTGAACTCGAACCCGGCACCCACCTGGCCGAAGGCCCGCTGGATGCCCTGCAGACCCTGTCCGACCTGGGCCTGCTGCAACACCGTTAA
- the upp gene encoding uracil phosphoribosyltransferase — protein sequence MPIREIRHPLIRHKLGLMRRADISTKNFRELAQEVGALLTYEATNDLPLENYDIQGWAGTVQVEKIAGKKITVVPILRAGIGMLDGVLSLIPGAKVSAVGVARNEETLEAHTYLEKLAPEIDERLALIIDPMLATGGSMVATIDLLKRAGCKEIRAMVLVAAPEGIKVVNDAHPDVMIYTASIDQRLNEHGYIIPGLGDAGDKIFGTKQKEN from the coding sequence ATGCCCATCCGTGAGATCCGCCACCCGCTGATCCGCCACAAGCTCGGCCTGATGCGCCGCGCCGATATCAGCACCAAGAACTTCCGCGAACTGGCACAGGAAGTCGGCGCCCTGCTGACTTACGAAGCGACCAATGACCTGCCCCTGGAAAACTACGACATCCAGGGCTGGGCCGGTACCGTGCAGGTCGAGAAGATCGCCGGCAAGAAGATCACTGTAGTGCCCATCCTGCGTGCAGGCATCGGCATGCTCGACGGTGTGCTCAGCCTGATCCCGGGTGCCAAGGTCAGTGCCGTGGGCGTTGCCCGCAATGAAGAAACCCTGGAAGCCCACACCTACCTGGAGAAACTGGCACCGGAGATCGACGAGCGCCTGGCGTTGATCATCGACCCGATGCTCGCCACCGGCGGTTCCATGGTCGCCACCATCGACCTGCTCAAGCGTGCCGGCTGCAAGGAAATCCGCGCCATGGTGCTGGTGGCCGCGCCAGAAGGCATCAAGGTGGTCAACGATGCCCACCCGGACGTGATGATCTACACCGCCTCCATCGACCAGAGGCTCAACGAGCACGGCTACATCATTCCGGGCCTCGGGGACGCCGGCGACAAGATCTTCGGCACCAAGCAGAAGGAAAACTGA
- a CDS encoding uracil-xanthine permease family protein, with protein sequence MSDEFKDPLWRQVISGAQMLFVAFGALVLMPLITGLDPNVALFTAGLGTLLFQLVTGRQVPVFLASSFAFITPIILAKGQFGLAATMGGVVAAGFVYTFLGLAVKIKGTGFIDRLLPPVVIGPVVISIGLAMAPIAANMAMGKGGDGAELIPYATAMWISMPALLTTLIVAVFGKGIFRLVPIISGVFVGFALSFWFGVVDTAKIAAAPWLALPNFVAPEFNLQAILFIVPVALAPAIEHIGGVIAVGSVTGRNYLKTPGLHRTLLGDGLATSAAGLFGGPPNTTYAEVTGAVMLTRNYNPKIMTWAAAFAIGLAFIGKFGAILQSIPVPVMGGILCLLFGSIAAVGLNTMIRHQVDLAEARNLVIVSVTLVFGIGGMLVGTGTGQDDFGLKGIALCAIVAIALNLILPGHQTWKHQSPDDAPHI encoded by the coding sequence ATGAGCGACGAATTCAAGGACCCGCTCTGGCGCCAGGTGATTTCCGGCGCGCAGATGCTCTTCGTGGCCTTCGGTGCCCTGGTGCTGATGCCGCTGATCACCGGACTGGACCCGAACGTAGCGCTCTTCACCGCAGGCCTGGGCACGCTGCTGTTCCAACTAGTCACGGGCCGCCAGGTGCCGGTTTTCCTGGCCTCCAGCTTCGCCTTCATCACCCCCATCATCCTCGCCAAGGGCCAGTTCGGCCTGGCCGCGACCATGGGCGGCGTGGTGGCGGCGGGTTTCGTCTACACCTTCCTTGGCCTCGCCGTGAAAATCAAAGGCACGGGCTTCATCGACCGCCTGCTGCCGCCGGTGGTGATCGGCCCGGTGGTGATCTCCATCGGCCTGGCCATGGCCCCCATTGCCGCCAACATGGCCATGGGCAAGGGGGGTGACGGCGCCGAGCTGATCCCCTACGCCACCGCCATGTGGATTTCCATGCCGGCGCTGCTGACCACCCTGATCGTCGCCGTGTTCGGCAAGGGCATCTTCCGCCTGGTGCCCATCATCTCCGGCGTGTTCGTCGGTTTCGCCCTGTCCTTCTGGTTCGGCGTGGTGGACACCGCGAAGATCGCCGCCGCCCCCTGGCTGGCGCTGCCGAACTTCGTCGCCCCCGAATTCAACCTGCAGGCCATCCTGTTCATCGTTCCGGTGGCCTTAGCCCCGGCCATCGAGCACATCGGCGGCGTGATTGCGGTCGGCAGCGTAACCGGCAGGAACTACCTGAAAACCCCTGGCCTGCACCGCACCTTGCTCGGCGATGGCCTGGCCACCTCGGCCGCAGGCCTGTTCGGCGGACCGCCGAACACCACCTACGCGGAAGTGACCGGCGCCGTGATGCTGACCAGGAACTACAACCCGAAGATCATGACCTGGGCGGCGGCGTTCGCCATCGGCCTGGCCTTCATCGGCAAGTTCGGCGCCATCCTGCAGAGCATCCCGGTGCCGGTGATGGGCGGCATTCTCTGCCTGCTGTTCGGTTCCATCGCGGCGGTCGGCCTGAACACCATGATCCGCCACCAGGTGGACCTGGCCGAAGCACGCAACCTGGTGATCGTCTCCGTGACCCTGGTATTCGGCATCGGCGGCATGCTGGTGGGCACCGGTACCGGCCAAGACGACTTCGGCCTGAAGGGCATCGCCCTTTGCGCCATCGTCGCCATCGCGCTGAACCTGATCCTGCCGGGTCACCAGACTTGGAAACATCAGAGCCCGGACGACGCGCCACATATCTGA
- a CDS encoding TIGR02450 family Trp-rich protein, producing MSATRLNPRKLLLSKWTAVRPSNHEKHFLVTRLILDETGVLLDVELEAVHSHRSQQLPWHTLTDSRRWLIGWR from the coding sequence GTGAGCGCAACGCGGCTGAACCCACGCAAGCTGCTGCTCTCGAAATGGACGGCCGTGCGGCCGTCCAATCACGAAAAACACTTCCTCGTGACCCGGCTGATCCTCGACGAAACCGGCGTCCTGCTCGACGTCGAACTCGAAGCGGTGCATAGCCATCGCAGTCAGCAACTCCCCTGGCACACCCTCACCGACTCCCGCCGCTGGCTGATCGGCTGGCGCTGA
- the phrB gene encoding deoxyribodipyrimidine photo-lyase, translating into MRQLIWFRTDLRVRDNSALHAALTSGPTLALFIISPGQWQAHDDAPAKVDFWLRNLAELGRALRELNVPLLIRQADTWADAPRVVRDLCHEFDIGTVQVNEEYGVNETERDRQVSARLAEDGIVLRSHLDQLFFRPGSVLTQSGTYFQVYSQFRKVCYQRLHTALPGCLPPPRPQTGLGIASDVPPSQLEGFATPTERLRHLWPAGEDAARERLEAFAQEELWCYEQRRDFPAHSGTSQLSPYLAAGVISPRQCLHAALRNNQGEFDSGNPGAVTWINELLWREFYKHILVGFPRVSRHRAFRRETESLGWRRAPEELAAWQQGRTGIPIIDAAMRQLLDTGWMHNRLRMVVAMFLTKNLLIDWREGERWFMRHLIDGDLAANNGGWQWSASTGTDAAPYFRIFNPISQSQRFDPDGHFLRHWLPELAHLDKRDIHNPASLGGLFGVAGYPAPLVDLGASRERALMAFKDLEERAV; encoded by the coding sequence ATGCGCCAACTCATCTGGTTCCGCACCGACCTGCGCGTGCGAGACAACAGCGCCCTGCACGCCGCCCTCACCAGCGGCCCCACCCTCGCCCTGTTCATCATCAGCCCCGGTCAATGGCAGGCCCACGACGATGCACCGGCCAAGGTGGATTTCTGGTTACGCAACCTGGCCGAACTTGGCCGGGCCTTGCGCGAACTCAACGTGCCGTTGCTGATTCGACAGGCGGACACCTGGGCCGATGCCCCGCGCGTGGTGCGTGACCTCTGCCACGAATTCGACATCGGCACGGTCCAGGTGAACGAGGAATACGGCGTCAACGAGACCGAGCGCGACCGCCAGGTGAGCGCGCGCCTGGCGGAGGATGGCATTGTCCTGCGCAGCCACCTCGACCAGCTGTTCTTCCGGCCCGGCAGCGTGCTGACACAGTCCGGCACCTACTTCCAGGTCTACAGCCAGTTCCGCAAGGTCTGCTACCAACGCCTGCACACCGCGCTGCCGGGCTGCTTGCCGCCGCCACGACCGCAGACCGGACTCGGTATCGCCAGCGATGTCCCGCCCAGCCAGCTCGAAGGCTTCGCCACGCCCACAGAGCGCCTGCGCCACCTCTGGCCCGCTGGCGAGGACGCAGCGCGCGAGCGCCTGGAAGCCTTTGCCCAGGAGGAGCTCTGGTGCTACGAGCAACGCCGCGACTTTCCCGCCCATTCCGGTACCAGCCAGCTCTCGCCCTACCTCGCCGCCGGTGTGATCTCTCCACGCCAGTGCCTGCACGCGGCGCTGCGCAACAACCAAGGCGAGTTCGACAGCGGCAACCCGGGCGCCGTCACCTGGATCAACGAGCTGCTCTGGCGTGAGTTCTACAAACACATCCTCGTGGGCTTCCCGCGCGTGTCCCGTCACCGTGCCTTCCGGCGTGAGACCGAGTCCCTGGGCTGGCGCCGGGCGCCCGAAGAGCTGGCGGCCTGGCAGCAGGGCCGCACCGGTATCCCTATCATCGACGCCGCCATGCGCCAACTGCTGGACACCGGCTGGATGCACAACCGCCTGCGCATGGTGGTGGCCATGTTCCTGACCAAGAACCTGTTGATCGACTGGCGAGAGGGAGAGCGCTGGTTCATGCGCCACCTGATCGACGGCGACCTCGCAGCCAACAACGGCGGTTGGCAGTGGAGCGCCTCCACCGGCACTGACGCCGCGCCCTACTTCCGCATCTTCAACCCCATCAGCCAGTCCCAGCGCTTCGACCCCGACGGCCACTTCCTGCGCCACTGGCTGCCTGAGCTGGCGCACCTGGACAAGCGAGATATCCACAACCCCGCCAGCCTCGGCGGACTCTTCGGCGTCGCGGGCTACCCGGCCCCCCTGGTGGACCTCGGCGCAAGCCGCGAACGCGCACTGATGGCATTCAAAGACCTCGAGGAACGCGCCGTATGA
- a CDS encoding YbgA family protein, whose translation MSTPFDLPQRPRLGISACLLGDPVRYNGGHKESYLCSRSLAQHFDFVPLCPEVAIGLGIPREAIRLVGDPAAPRAVGNRHQRDHTEALAEFGEIMAAQLADISGYIFMQKSPSCGLERVKVYQANGHPVDGGGRGIYANAFCALHPDLPVEEDGRLNDPVLRENFLTRVYAHAQWQAMRRAGLSHKAVIDFHSRYKYQLMANDPVQYKALGRLLGSIGEHPVDVIGPRYFSALMIALKKCATRGTHSNVLQHLCGYLKRHLSREEKAELQRLIEQYRSGIVPLVVPMTLLKHHFNGHPDRYIAQQAYLQPHPEELSLRNAL comes from the coding sequence ATGTCCACGCCATTCGACCTGCCGCAGCGCCCCAGACTGGGCATCAGCGCCTGCCTCCTCGGTGACCCTGTGCGTTACAACGGTGGGCACAAGGAGTCGTACCTGTGCAGCCGCAGCCTGGCGCAGCACTTCGACTTCGTACCGCTATGCCCGGAAGTGGCCATCGGCCTCGGCATTCCCCGTGAGGCCATTCGCCTGGTCGGCGACCCCGCTGCGCCTCGCGCGGTGGGCAACCGGCACCAACGCGACCACACCGAGGCCCTGGCTGAGTTCGGTGAAATCATGGCCGCGCAACTCGCCGATATCAGCGGTTACATCTTCATGCAGAAGTCGCCGTCCTGCGGACTGGAGCGGGTCAAGGTCTACCAGGCCAACGGCCATCCCGTCGATGGGGGTGGACGTGGCATCTATGCCAACGCTTTCTGCGCCCTGCACCCCGATCTGCCGGTAGAAGAAGACGGCCGCCTCAACGATCCGGTGCTGCGGGAAAACTTCCTCACCCGCGTCTACGCGCATGCCCAGTGGCAGGCCATGCGCCGCGCGGGGCTGAGCCACAAGGCCGTCATCGACTTCCATTCCCGCTACAAATACCAACTGATGGCCAACGACCCGGTGCAATACAAGGCGCTGGGACGCCTGCTCGGCAGCATCGGCGAGCACCCGGTTGACGTGATCGGCCCGCGTTATTTCAGTGCGCTGATGATTGCGCTGAAGAAGTGCGCCACCCGCGGAACCCACAGCAATGTGCTGCAGCACCTTTGCGGCTACCTCAAGCGCCACCTCAGTCGCGAAGAAAAAGCCGAACTCCAGCGCCTGATCGAGCAATACCGCAGCGGCATCGTCCCGCTGGTCGTGCCCATGACCCTGCTCAAGCACCACTTCAACGGCCACCCGGATCGCTACATCGCCCAGCAGGCCTACCTGCAGCCGCATCCGGAAGAACTCAGCCTGCGCAACGCTCTCTAG
- the hemH gene encoding ferrochelatase, producing MTDHALLLVNLGSPASTKVADVRSYLDQFLMDPFVVDLPWPLRRLLVSLILIKRPEQSAHAYSSIWWPGGSPLIVLSRQLQEAIGPHWPHGPVELAMRYGEPSIERSLRKLAGQGVKRATLAPLYPQFADSTTTTAIEEARRVIREQGLKLEVSVLPPFFAEPDYLDALVASAQPYLEQDFDHLLLSFHGLPERHIRKLVKGIDPNHDLRAKDSRGVSDEVLAVCYRSQCQRTAEAFAERAGLNPGQWSVSFQSRLGRDKWIEPYTETRLDELGRQGVKKLLVMCPAFVADCIETLEEIGQRGNEQFQEAGGQELVLVPCMNSHPQWVSALAKLCETTVRPL from the coding sequence ATGACTGATCACGCGCTGCTGCTGGTCAACCTGGGGTCCCCGGCTTCCACCAAGGTGGCGGATGTGCGGAGCTACCTCGACCAGTTCCTCATGGACCCTTTCGTGGTCGACCTGCCCTGGCCGCTGCGGCGCCTGCTGGTATCGCTGATCCTGATCAAGCGTCCGGAGCAGTCCGCCCATGCCTATTCGTCCATCTGGTGGCCGGGCGGCTCGCCGCTGATTGTCCTCAGCCGCCAACTGCAGGAGGCCATCGGCCCGCATTGGCCGCACGGTCCGGTGGAGCTGGCGATGCGCTATGGCGAACCCTCGATCGAGCGCTCCCTGCGCAAACTGGCCGGGCAGGGCGTCAAACGCGCGACCCTGGCGCCGCTTTACCCACAGTTCGCCGACAGCACCACCACCACTGCGATCGAAGAAGCCCGCCGGGTGATTCGTGAGCAGGGCCTGAAGCTCGAGGTTTCGGTACTGCCGCCGTTCTTCGCCGAACCCGATTATCTGGATGCCCTGGTGGCCAGCGCCCAACCCTATCTGGAGCAGGATTTCGATCACCTGCTGCTGAGCTTCCACGGCCTGCCCGAACGTCATATCCGCAAGCTGGTGAAGGGCATCGACCCGAACCACGACCTGCGTGCCAAGGACAGCCGTGGCGTGAGCGACGAGGTCCTGGCGGTCTGCTATCGCAGCCAGTGCCAGCGCACCGCCGAAGCCTTCGCCGAGCGCGCCGGCTTGAATCCCGGGCAATGGTCGGTGTCGTTCCAGTCCCGTCTGGGCCGGGACAAATGGATCGAGCCCTACACCGAAACCCGCCTCGACGAGCTCGGTAGGCAAGGCGTGAAGAAACTGCTGGTGATGTGCCCGGCCTTCGTCGCTGACTGCATCGAAACGCTGGAGGAAATCGGCCAGCGTGGCAATGAGCAGTTCCAGGAAGCGGGTGGCCAGGAGCTCGTGCTGGTGCCCTGCATGAACAGCCATCCGCAGTGGGTTTCGGCCTTGGCGAAGTTGTGCGAGACGACGGTCCGTCCTCTCTGA
- a CDS encoding spinster family MFS transporter: MQNKNNGYPSSLCAWTTVTILMVAYVLSFIDRQILNLLVEPIRRDLAISDTQMSLLMGLSFALFYTVCGIPLGRLADSRSRRGLIAIGVLFWSAATAACGLAKLYWQFLLCRIGVGVGEAALSPAAYSLIADSFPKERRATAISVYSMGVYLGSGLAFLLGGLVIKFASAQGDVHLPLLGEVRPWQLIFLALGAAGVLFTLLMLAVREPQRRGIGAGVVVPLSEVGRYLRSNRRTVVCHNFGFAGLAFAGYGSAAWIPTFYIRTHGWDAGQVGVIYGSLVAMFGCLGIVFGGRLADWMAKHGRTDANMRVGLFAAVGALPLVVLFPLLDDAFWVTVLMAPTVFCLSMPFGVAPAAIQEIMPNSMRGQASAIYLFVITLIGLGFGPTAVALVTDYVFDNDQALRYSLLIVTTIAVASSVVLLWAGLKPYRESLQRLQKWGVESEDDSMLREAQLSS, from the coding sequence GTGCAAAACAAGAACAACGGCTACCCCTCGAGTCTGTGTGCCTGGACCACTGTCACCATTTTGATGGTGGCTTACGTGCTGTCCTTCATCGACAGGCAGATTCTCAACTTGCTGGTGGAGCCCATTCGCCGCGACCTGGCCATCAGCGACACGCAGATGAGCCTCCTGATGGGGCTGTCGTTCGCGCTCTTCTACACCGTATGTGGTATTCCGCTCGGGCGGCTGGCTGACAGCCGCAGCCGGCGTGGGCTGATCGCCATTGGCGTGTTGTTCTGGAGTGCCGCGACCGCCGCGTGCGGCCTGGCCAAGCTGTACTGGCAGTTCCTGCTTTGCCGCATCGGCGTTGGAGTGGGGGAGGCGGCCCTGTCCCCGGCGGCCTATTCACTGATCGCCGATAGCTTCCCCAAGGAGCGACGCGCCACGGCCATCAGCGTCTACTCCATGGGCGTTTACCTCGGCTCCGGGTTGGCGTTCCTGCTGGGCGGGCTGGTGATCAAGTTCGCTTCGGCCCAGGGCGATGTCCACTTGCCCCTGCTGGGCGAAGTGCGGCCCTGGCAGTTGATCTTCCTGGCCCTGGGCGCTGCCGGTGTGCTCTTCACTCTGTTGATGCTGGCGGTGCGTGAACCGCAGCGACGGGGTATCGGCGCCGGGGTAGTGGTGCCGCTGTCGGAGGTGGGGCGCTATCTGCGCAGCAACCGGCGCACCGTGGTTTGCCACAACTTCGGCTTTGCCGGCCTGGCGTTCGCGGGTTATGGCAGTGCCGCCTGGATTCCAACGTTCTACATCCGTACCCACGGCTGGGACGCCGGTCAGGTGGGCGTGATCTACGGCAGCCTGGTGGCCATGTTCGGTTGCCTGGGCATCGTCTTCGGCGGCCGCCTCGCGGACTGGATGGCCAAGCACGGGCGTACGGACGCGAACATGCGCGTCGGCCTGTTCGCGGCTGTCGGGGCGTTGCCGCTGGTGGTGCTGTTCCCGCTGCTGGACGATGCCTTCTGGGTAACGGTGCTGATGGCGCCCACGGTGTTCTGCTTGAGCATGCCCTTCGGCGTGGCGCCGGCTGCAATCCAGGAAATCATGCCCAACTCCATGCGCGGCCAGGCCTCGGCGATCTACCTCTTTGTCATCACCCTGATCGGCCTGGGGTTCGGTCCTACCGCAGTGGCGTTGGTCACCGACTACGTGTTCGACAACGACCAGGCCCTGCGCTACTCGTTGCTGATCGTCACCACCATTGCGGTGGCAAGCTCGGTGGTGCTTCTGTGGGCGGGGCTCAAACCCTATCGCGAGAGCTTGCAGCGGCTGCAGAAATGGGGCGTGGAGTCAGAGGACGACAGCATGCTCCGCGAGGCGCAGCTGTCTTCGTAG
- a CDS encoding NAD(P)/FAD-dependent oxidoreductase: MSAPIAIIGTGIAGLSAAQALHAAGQDVELFDKSRGSGGRMASKRSDAGSVDLGAQYFTTRDRRFAEIVQQWRDRGWVAEWSPSLYNFSESRLLPSPDEQIRWVGTPRMSAITRALLGALPVNFACRITEVFRGERHWGLQDAEGLSHGPFSHVIVATPAPQAAALLAAAPKLAGAAASVAMEPTWAVALGFGDPLDTRVEGCFLQDSPLDWLARNRSKPGREASLDTWVLHASSAWSKQHLDMPKEFVVEHLHGAFAEMIGCAVPAPNFSLAHRWLYARPSQAHQWGALADADLGLYACGDWCLSGRVEGAWLSGQEAARRLLEHL, encoded by the coding sequence ATGAGTGCACCTATCGCCATCATCGGTACCGGTATAGCCGGCCTCTCCGCCGCCCAGGCGCTGCATGCGGCTGGGCAGGACGTGGAACTCTTCGACAAGAGCCGCGGCAGTGGCGGACGCATGGCCAGCAAGCGCAGCGACGCCGGCTCCGTGGATCTTGGCGCGCAATACTTCACCACCCGCGACCGCCGCTTCGCCGAGATCGTGCAGCAATGGCGCGACCGGGGCTGGGTCGCCGAGTGGTCGCCTAGCCTCTACAACTTCAGCGAAAGCCGCCTGCTGCCGTCTCCCGACGAACAGATTCGCTGGGTCGGTACGCCCCGCATGAGCGCCATCACCCGAGCTCTCCTGGGCGCCCTGCCGGTGAACTTCGCCTGCCGAATCACCGAAGTCTTCCGTGGTGAGCGCCACTGGGGCCTGCAGGATGCCGAAGGCCTCAGCCACGGACCGTTCAGCCATGTGATCGTCGCCACCCCCGCGCCCCAGGCCGCCGCCCTGCTCGCTGCCGCGCCGAAGCTTGCCGGCGCCGCCGCCAGCGTCGCCATGGAGCCGACCTGGGCCGTGGCACTGGGCTTCGGCGACCCGCTGGACACCCGCGTCGAAGGCTGCTTCCTGCAAGACAGCCCGCTGGACTGGCTCGCCCGCAACCGCTCCAAACCCGGTCGCGAGGCCAGCCTGGATACCTGGGTCCTGCACGCCAGCAGCGCCTGGAGCAAACAGCACCTGGACATGCCCAAGGAGTTCGTGGTCGAGCACCTCCATGGCGCCTTCGCGGAAATGATCGGCTGCGCGGTACCGGCACCCAACTTCAGCCTGGCCCATCGCTGGCTCTACGCGAGGCCGAGCCAGGCGCACCAGTGGGGCGCGCTGGCCGATGCCGATCTCGGCCTCTATGCCTGTGGCGACTGGTGCCTGTCCGGTCGCGTGGAAGGGGCCTGGCTCAGCGGCCAGGAGGCCGCCCGCCGCCTGCTCGAGCACTTGTGA
- a CDS encoding nuclear transport factor 2 family protein, producing the protein MNDYLGAFATRFARLDRHNLALLRELYSDDVRFTDPLHQVEGLPALQRYFEAMYADLHELQFDFLGRDQVGEGEGYLRWRMAFRHPRLSRGRAICLEGCSHLRWRDKVHWHRDYFDAGALLYEHVPLLGGAIRWLKRRLA; encoded by the coding sequence ATGAATGACTACCTCGGGGCGTTCGCCACCCGGTTCGCACGCCTGGACCGCCACAACCTGGCGCTTCTCCGCGAGCTCTACAGCGACGACGTGCGCTTTACCGACCCGCTGCACCAGGTTGAAGGCCTGCCGGCCCTGCAGCGCTATTTCGAGGCGATGTACGCCGACCTTCACGAGTTGCAGTTCGACTTCCTGGGCCGAGATCAGGTCGGCGAAGGCGAAGGCTACCTGCGCTGGCGCATGGCCTTCCGCCACCCACGCCTTAGCCGAGGACGCGCGATCTGTCTGGAAGGGTGCTCGCACCTGCGCTGGCGAGACAAGGTCCATTGGCATCGCGACTACTTCGACGCCGGCGCCCTGCTCTACGAACATGTACCGCTGCTGGGCGGCGCCATCCGCTGGTTGAAGCGGAGGCTGGCATGA